A region of Dictyostelium discoideum AX4 chromosome 1 chromosome, whole genome shotgun sequence DNA encodes the following proteins:
- a CDS encoding hssA/2C/7E family protein: MTLFNSISSISNSTGISKHSLIGNVESNTSRSGGNSISWLGRFDGCGGCGGGCGGFGGCDSSNLNIINIDIDIGRRRRCC; the protein is encoded by the exons atGACACTTTtta attcaatttcatcaatttcaaactCAACTGGTATCTCTAAACATAGTTTAATTGGAAATGTCGAAAGTAATACTAGTAGAAGTGGTGGTAACAGTATTTCATGGTTAGGTAGATTTGATGgctgtggtggttgtggtggtggttgtggtggatTCGGTGGTTGTGACagttcaaatttaaatattataaatattgatattgatattggtCGTCGTCGTAGATGCTGTTAA